From the Methanoculleus caldifontis genome, the window GTCGGGATGGTGCAGATGAGGTTCGCCCGTTTCAGCTCCTCGTTTGCGAGCCCCCAGTTCTCCCGCCCGAAGAGGATAGCGACCGTCCCGTCGATGTCGGCGACGATCTCCCTGACCTCGGCCGGTGAGTAGTAGGGCATCCGCATCGGGGTGCAGACCGATTTGCTCACCTCGCCGGTCGTCGCGACGACGAAGTCGAACTCGCGGTAGACCTCGGCGACCGTCGTCATCCGGCGGGCATTATCGAGGACGTCGCGGGCGTGGGAGGCGCGCATGATGGCGTCGTCGCCGAGTTTGCAGGGGTTGACCAGCACCAAGCGGGTGAACCCGAAGTTCTTCATCACCCGGGCGGTAAACCCGACGTTCCCCTCGTAGAGGGGCTCGACCAGGACGATTGAGACCTCGGGCATCACTGTACCGCCCGGACCGTCGCCCGGAGCACATCGATCCCTTCGTCGTAGACGGCGTTCCCCACGACGATCGTGTCCGCGATCCGGCCCATCTCGGCCGCCTGCTCTGCCGAGCGGATCCCGCCGCCGTAGTAGAGGGTGGCGTGCTCGGCCGCATCGGAAGCCGCCTGCACGATTGAGGGGTCCCCGTAGGTCCCGCTGTACTCGATATAGACGATCGGGAACCGGAAGTAGCGGTCGGCGACCTCCACGAACGCGGCGACATCCCCGGCCGAGAGGTTGCAGTCCGCTCCCGTCACCCGCCCGACGGCGGAGTTCGGGTTGAGGACGATGTAGGCTTCGGGCACCACCATCTCCCAGTCGACGCTCTCCGCGTGGCGCAGCCAGGCGTAGTGCTTTCCGACGATCCAGCGGACATCGTTTGTGTTCATCACGCTCGGCACGAAGAGGTGATCGACCGCTCCGTCGAAGATGGCGCAGTCGGGGCTCGCCGGTTCCACTACCAGCGGCAGCCCGTAGGAGGAGACCAGATCCAGGAGTTCGTGGAGGTTCTCCCGCGTCACGTTCAGGGTGCCCGAGAGCATCAGGGCGTCGGTCCCGCTCGTCACGATCTCTTCGATGGTGCCCGGCGGGAGGTGTTTATCGGGGTCGAGTTTCGTCACGTGTGCCCAGGTCTTCCAGTTCGCGTGCATGGTGTCACTTCAGGTGGCTGATGTAGTCGTGGAGTCTGGCCCTTGCGATGCCGGTGATTGAGGCGACCTTCTCCGGGTCGGCCTCACGAAGTGTCGCGGCGTCGTAGATGCCTGCAAGGTAGAGCCGGTCCACGGTCGCTTCTCCGATGCCGGGGACTTCCAGGAGTTCTTTTCGCCCGCGTTCGAGAGCTGCTCTTGTGATCTTCTCCGGGACGGGACGGCCGAGGTGCCTGCAGACCAAATCCACATGTTTATGTACGGTCTCTGGATTAATGCCGGTTTTGCTTGCGAGGTAAGGAATGGGGAGGTAGCAGAAGTCGTCGGGGCTCCCGACGCCCCCCGC encodes:
- a CDS encoding RNA methyltransferase gives rise to the protein MPEVSIVLVEPLYEGNVGFTARVMKNFGFTRLVLVNPCKLGDDAIMRASHARDVLDNARRMTTVAEVYREFDFVVATTGEVSKSVCTPMRMPYYSPAEVREIVADIDGTVAILFGRENWGLANEELKRANLICTIPTSDVYPILNLSHAVGILCYELANLPRGEYPIAGPVQMDALYEHIDAFLDRIDHPDFKRENTMILIRRLIGRTKLTIREASTLHGLMRRTEWQMENREQTSYKGEI
- a CDS encoding phosphoglycerol geranylgeranyltransferase, yielding MHANWKTWAHVTKLDPDKHLPPGTIEEIVTSGTDALMLSGTLNVTRENLHELLDLVSSYGLPLVVEPASPDCAIFDGAVDHLFVPSVMNTNDVRWIVGKHYAWLRHAESVDWEMVVPEAYIVLNPNSAVGRVTGADCNLSAGDVAAFVEVADRYFRFPIVYIEYSGTYGDPSIVQAASDAAEHATLYYGGGIRSAEQAAEMGRIADTIVVGNAVYDEGIDVLRATVRAVQ